The genomic region TTGGCGGCGGCGACCGCGGTGATCTCGGCGTGGTCGTAGGCCGGCGACACCTCGACGACGTCGGCACCCACCAGGTTCACGTGCTCAAGCCCGCGTATGACGGCGAGCAGCTCGCGGCTGGACATGCCGCCGGCCTCCGGCGTTCCCGTTCCCGGCGCGTGGGCCGGGTCGAGGACGTCGATGTCAACGGAGACGTAGACCGGCGCGTCGCCCGCCAGCTCACGGATGCGTTCGATGATGCCATCGGCCCCCAGCGAGTCGATCTCCCGGCAGGTGATGCAGGAGAATCCGAAGCTGGCGTCCTCGACGAGATCCTTTCGATCATAGATCGACCCGCGCACGCCGACGTGCAGGTTGCGGTCGAGCAACAACCCCTCCTCGAAGGCGCGGCGGAACGGCGAGCCGTGCGTGATGTCGGCGCCGTAGAACCCGTCCCAGGTGTCGAGGTGGGCGTCAAAGTGCACCAGCACCATGGGGCCGTGTACCGCGTGCGCGGCGCGCAGCGACGGCAGGGCCACCGAGTGGTCGCCGCCGAGGATCACAGCACGCGTGCCCTTGGACAGCAAGTCGGTCAGCTGCGCCGCGATCTGGTCGACCGCCTCGCCGATGTCGAACGGGTTGCACGCGATGTCGCCCGCGTCGGCGAACTGGCAGACCTCGAACGGCTTGATGTCGAGTTCAGGGTTGTAGCCGCGTATGAGCCGGGAACCCTGCCGGATCGCGTTGGGCCCGAAACGGGCTCCGGGACGGTAGGTGACGGCGCTGTCGAATGGCACCCCCACCACGGCGACGTCGGCGTGGGTCACGTCCTCGAGCCGCGGCAGCCGCGCGAAGGTGGTCCATCCGGCGTATCGCGGCTGCACAGCCGGATCCACCGCTCCCACAATCGCATTGCGGCCGTTGTCGTTGTTCATTGATTGCCCTTCCTAGACACGATTACGCGACAGCCCGCCATCGACATTGACGATCTGTCCGACGGCTGCACCGAGCTGACGCTGGCACAGCACTCCGATGACCCCGGCTACCTGTTCGACAGTGCCCACCTGGCCGGTGGGCGGGGTAAGACTCGAGCCGCCCGCGGCGGCGTCACACACTGCCCACTCCGAGTCGACGGCTCCGATCGCGACGGCGTTCACGCCCACCCCGAAGCCGCCGAAGTCGCGGGTCAGCGACTTCGTCAATGCGACGATGCCGCCGGCAGCGGCGGCGACCGCCGACAGCTCGGCACCGCCGATGTGCCAGCGCGATGTGGTCAGCACGATGCGACCACCGGTTCTGTTGTCCCGCATGTGCTCTGCCGCGGCCTGCGCGTAGAGGAAGCTGCCGGTCAGCGTCGCATCGACGTGGTCCCAGAACGCGTCCATGGTCTGGTCGTTCAGCGCGGCAACGTGGGGCAGCCCATGTGCGACGACCAACGCGTCGATCCCACCCATGAGTTCGGCTGCCTGTGCCACGGCACGGCGAACCTCGTGACGGTTGGTCGGGTCGGCCCACACGGTGAGCTTGCCCCCGTTCGCCTCGGACGCCTCACGGCTGCCCGCGCGCGTTCCGGTCGTGGTGGCGCCGCGGACGGTGAAGTACTCGCGTACGGCGGCACCGAGCTGGGTGTCGACGCCGGTGATGAGAACCCGAGAGGTGTTGGACATCGTCAGATCACCGTTCCGCTGTTGACCGACAACACTTCTCCGCACAGGAACAGGTCCTCCTCAAGCAGCGCACGGACCAGCTCGGCCACCTCACCGGTATCGGCGATACGCCTGGCGGGCAGCGTCTCGACGAACTGTGCGCCGCGTTCCCACGAGTCGGCAGGCAGTAGCGGCGTGTCACATGGCCCGGGCGCAACGGCGTTGACCAGGACCCCGTCGGCAGCCACTTCGACGGCGATGCTGCGCAGCAGACTCAGCGCGGAACCCTTGGCGGCCGCGTAGTGAGAGTCGTTGCTGCCGCCGCCGATTGCGCGCTCAGAGGCGATTCCAACGATGCGCCCACTGCGTCGCTTGCGCATGTCAGGCAGGACCGCGCGGCACACGTGGGCCAGACCGCCCACGTGCACGCGCAGCATCCGCTGCCACGCCGACGCCACGATGTCGAGTGCGGGAATCTCCTCGTAGTGCCCGGCGCAGACGACGGCTGCGTCGATCTGCCCGAAGGTGTTCTGCACGTGCTCGATTGCGTCTTTCACGGCCTGCTCGTCGGCGACGTCGGCGATCTGCCACAGGTCGGTGTCCGGTGCGGGCTCCCTCGAGATCGACGCGACGATCCAGCCGCGGTCTCGCAGCAGTGCCGCGATCGCGGCACCGATACCGCTACCGGCCCCGGTGATGACGGCGACGCGTTGACCGGCGCTCATACGGGCTCGCTCACGGGTTCGTCGGCGGGCTCGGTGGCCTCGCCGGGCCTGCG from Mycolicibacterium sp. YH-1 harbors:
- the speB gene encoding agmatinase; the encoded protein is MNNDNGRNAIVGAVDPAVQPRYAGWTTFARLPRLEDVTHADVAVVGVPFDSAVTYRPGARFGPNAIRQGSRLIRGYNPELDIKPFEVCQFADAGDIACNPFDIGEAVDQIAAQLTDLLSKGTRAVILGGDHSVALPSLRAAHAVHGPMVLVHFDAHLDTWDGFYGADITHGSPFRRAFEEGLLLDRNLHVGVRGSIYDRKDLVEDASFGFSCITCREIDSLGADGIIERIRELAGDAPVYVSVDIDVLDPAHAPGTGTPEAGGMSSRELLAVIRGLEHVNLVGADVVEVSPAYDHAEITAVAAANVTWEFLSVFGRKAQR
- a CDS encoding SDR family NAD(P)-dependent oxidoreductase, yielding MSNTSRVLITGVDTQLGAAVREYFTVRGATTTGTRAGSREASEANGGKLTVWADPTNRHEVRRAVAQAAELMGGIDALVVAHGLPHVAALNDQTMDAFWDHVDATLTGSFLYAQAAAEHMRDNRTGGRIVLTTSRWHIGGAELSAVAAAAGGIVALTKSLTRDFGGFGVGVNAVAIGAVDSEWAVCDAAAGGSSLTPPTGQVGTVEQVAGVIGVLCQRQLGAAVGQIVNVDGGLSRNRV
- a CDS encoding SDR family NAD(P)-dependent oxidoreductase; the protein is MSAGQRVAVITGAGSGIGAAIAALLRDRGWIVASISREPAPDTDLWQIADVADEQAVKDAIEHVQNTFGQIDAAVVCAGHYEEIPALDIVASAWQRMLRVHVGGLAHVCRAVLPDMRKRRSGRIVGIASERAIGGGSNDSHYAAAKGSALSLLRSIAVEVAADGVLVNAVAPGPCDTPLLPADSWERGAQFVETLPARRIADTGEVAELVRALLEEDLFLCGEVLSVNSGTVI